A stretch of Fusarium poae strain DAOMC 252244 chromosome 2, whole genome shotgun sequence DNA encodes these proteins:
- a CDS encoding hypothetical protein (SECRETED:SignalP(1-19)), with the protein MKTTFFVALLSAAASIVSAGIVVTPVFFDQIVEKISGDCPFGVVTPQGCARQRG; encoded by the coding sequence ATGAAGACTACATTCTTTGTCGCGCTTctttctgctgctgcttctaTCGTCAGCGCTGGTATTGTCGTCACGCCTGTATTCTTTGACCAGATCGTTGAGAAGATCTCTGGTGACTGTCCCTTTGGTGTGGTTACGCCTCAGGGCTGCGC